One Edaphobacter flagellatus genomic region harbors:
- a CDS encoding TonB-dependent receptor yields the protein MKRLLSLCLGAAVLLPPAVRAQQTVNNASLSGRVIDPQGRVVAHASVTATQLATNLPYTATTDAEGRFRFPYLYVGSYRVSISSTDFAIAQREVTLTVGADFQLPVVLSLPTAQTSISVNGSAPILEANRSQIAETISQNEVQNLSLLGRNFLDLALLTPGVSPTNTASTQLFAETSAVPGQGYSINSQRNFSNNFVVDGLSANDDAAGLTGTFYGLDTIRELQVVTSGGQAEFGRALGGYINAVTRSGTDEWHGSLYGFLRNQRLNAANALSQSTLPLTQAQYGVSAGGPAIHKRTFLFGNYEGKQLNQNGVVTIAPTSIAQINARLKSIGYPGPQIATGIYPNPVRTHNAFGRLDHRFSPRDEFNIHYNLYTVAADNSRGAGALSAITGATALHDTDHSIAVSNIAILSAKTVNETRGQYTHSNLAAPPNDPIGPAVSISGVASFGTLSGSPQGRVNNLFEIVDNVAHQAGSHSLRAGGDFLYNDLKITFPQSARGSYSFSSLANFLAGTYNASGFTQSFGNPIVKQGNPNLGIYMQDEWRLSPSFTLNAGLRYDLQFLKSITTDANNISPRIGFAWSPFQNDQTIVRGSFGLFYDRVPLRALSNALQSSGNTTSINSSTFVTVNVSPTQAGAPAFPNTLNSLPAGALVNFTTMDPHIQNAYAEQASLQVEQQLSKQSSFSLSYQHVRGLKLIASVNLNTPTCVASGNNNGCRPNATYGNNKQYQGAADSYYDGLSASFVQRPSRWGSYRIAYTWSKSINDVGEFFFSSPVNNYNIAQDRGRSDDDQRHRVVFSGVVHTSMDASTGIWNKLKNGLLLSGTLQYYSALPFNITTGANSIQGTTMRPCVPGISVCTQVLPGTIIGRNTGIGFDSFTLNTRLSRTIRFGERFKLEGIAEAFNALNHRNDLIPNGTFGTGAYPSSPSASFGQATAVGDSRQVQLALRLSY from the coding sequence TTGAAACGCCTACTTTCGCTTTGCCTAGGTGCTGCAGTTTTATTGCCGCCTGCTGTAAGAGCACAACAAACCGTCAACAATGCTTCGCTGAGTGGCCGGGTAATCGACCCCCAAGGCCGTGTCGTCGCCCACGCTTCGGTTACCGCAACCCAGCTTGCAACCAACCTTCCCTACACTGCTACGACGGATGCCGAAGGACGTTTCCGCTTCCCTTACCTCTACGTGGGTTCGTATCGGGTCAGCATCTCCAGCACCGATTTTGCGATTGCACAGCGCGAAGTCACACTGACTGTTGGGGCCGATTTCCAGCTTCCGGTTGTACTTTCTCTGCCCACAGCACAAACAAGCATCAGCGTTAATGGATCCGCTCCGATCCTGGAAGCGAACCGCAGCCAGATTGCTGAAACGATCTCGCAAAACGAGGTTCAAAATCTTTCGCTCCTTGGGCGCAATTTCCTGGATCTCGCGTTGCTGACTCCTGGAGTCTCCCCGACGAATACGGCAAGCACGCAGCTTTTTGCTGAGACATCGGCTGTGCCTGGTCAGGGCTACTCGATCAACAGCCAGAGAAATTTCTCGAATAACTTTGTTGTCGATGGCCTTTCTGCGAATGATGATGCTGCTGGGCTTACAGGAACCTTCTATGGCCTTGATACGATCCGCGAGCTACAGGTCGTTACGTCAGGCGGACAGGCGGAGTTCGGACGTGCACTCGGCGGATATATCAACGCAGTAACGCGCAGCGGAACCGATGAGTGGCACGGCAGCTTATATGGCTTTCTACGTAACCAGCGATTGAACGCGGCAAATGCGCTTTCGCAAAGTACTCTGCCGCTCACGCAGGCACAATATGGCGTCAGCGCCGGTGGCCCGGCGATTCACAAACGCACTTTTCTGTTTGGGAACTATGAAGGCAAGCAGCTCAACCAGAACGGAGTGGTAACGATTGCTCCCACCAGCATTGCGCAGATCAACGCGCGCCTGAAGAGCATCGGATATCCAGGCCCGCAGATTGCAACTGGAATCTATCCGAATCCAGTTCGTACGCACAATGCATTTGGCCGTCTGGACCATCGATTCAGCCCACGCGACGAGTTCAACATTCACTACAATCTGTATACGGTAGCAGCGGACAACTCTCGCGGAGCGGGCGCCCTGAGCGCCATTACAGGAGCAACTGCGCTGCATGACACGGACCATTCGATTGCCGTCAGTAACATTGCTATTCTCAGCGCAAAGACGGTGAATGAGACGCGAGGCCAGTACACGCACAGTAATCTGGCTGCTCCGCCAAACGACCCGATCGGTCCCGCGGTCAGCATTTCGGGAGTTGCATCGTTCGGAACACTCTCCGGTTCTCCGCAGGGACGCGTCAACAATCTTTTTGAGATTGTGGACAACGTCGCGCATCAGGCAGGTTCGCACTCGCTCCGGGCGGGCGGCGATTTTCTTTATAACGACTTGAAGATTACGTTTCCGCAATCGGCTCGTGGAAGCTACTCGTTCTCTTCGCTGGCGAATTTCCTCGCTGGAACCTACAACGCTTCGGGCTTCACACAATCGTTTGGCAATCCTATTGTGAAACAGGGAAATCCGAATCTTGGCATTTACATGCAGGATGAATGGAGATTGTCTCCTTCGTTTACGCTCAATGCCGGTTTGCGTTATGACCTTCAGTTTCTGAAGTCGATTACAACCGATGCCAACAATATCTCTCCGCGCATTGGATTTGCGTGGTCACCATTCCAGAACGACCAGACGATCGTTCGTGGCAGCTTTGGCCTGTTCTACGACCGAGTCCCGCTGCGCGCGCTATCGAATGCGCTGCAATCGAGCGGCAATACAACGAGCATTAACAGTTCCACCTTTGTTACCGTCAACGTTTCGCCTACACAGGCGGGAGCGCCAGCCTTTCCAAATACGCTGAATAGTCTTCCGGCAGGAGCGCTGGTCAACTTCACCACGATGGATCCTCATATACAAAATGCATATGCAGAGCAGGCTTCGCTGCAGGTGGAGCAGCAGCTCTCCAAGCAGAGCAGTTTCAGTCTGAGTTATCAGCACGTGCGCGGGCTCAAGCTGATTGCATCCGTCAATCTGAATACGCCAACGTGCGTCGCGAGCGGCAATAACAATGGATGCCGTCCCAATGCGACATACGGCAACAACAAACAGTACCAGGGAGCGGCCGACTCCTACTATGATGGGCTCTCGGCTTCTTTTGTTCAGCGTCCGTCGCGCTGGGGCAGCTATCGCATCGCTTATACGTGGTCGAAGTCGATCAACGATGTCGGCGAATTCTTCTTCAGTTCGCCTGTGAACAATTACAACATTGCGCAGGACCGCGGACGATCCGATGACGATCAGCGTCACCGCGTCGTCTTCTCGGGTGTTGTGCATACCTCCATGGACGCATCCACCGGCATCTGGAACAAGTTGAAGAATGGCCTGCTGCTGAGCGGGACGTTGCAATACTACTCTGCGCTGCCCTTCAACATAACGACCGGCGCCAACAGCATTCAGGGAACGACGATGCGTCCTTGCGTCCCTGGAATCAGTGTCTGCACACAGGTTTTGCCGGGAACCATCATCGGCCGCAATACTGGAATCGGTTTCGACTCCTTTACGCTCAATACCCGGCTGAGCCGAACGATTCGTTTTGGCGAACGCTTCAAGCTCGAGGGAATCGCCGAGGCATTCAACGCACTTAACCATCGCAACGATCTGATACCAAATGGGACGTTTGGCACAGGAGCGTATCCTTCTTCGCCATCGGCTTCGTTCGGACAGGCAACGGCGGTCGGCGATTCGAGGCAGGTGCAGCTTGCATTACGACTCAGCTATTGA
- a CDS encoding M23 family metallopeptidase: MRFVLRLLYLAFFLPSLICAQAQESQPVSWLPSSLANGSPCLFTVEAPGATAVTGEWFGHTLAFFHKPKGEWYALAGVDIEVAPGSYPLTIEVTSADGSKRTIQRRVAVAEAPYKQIPLTVPEKFVEPDATAQKQIAADKTLKDKVFASTAPRPLWSGRFSPPLHTAPSTDSFGTRRVFNGKLASVHRGLDYRAKTGTPVMAVNAGRVVLARPLYFEGGCVIIDHGQGLMTLYMHLSRFKVKEGELVKRGQVVAISGGTGRATGPHLHLGVRWDGAYLDAAKLFKLDLPVTP; this comes from the coding sequence ATGCGATTCGTTTTGCGTCTGCTCTACCTTGCGTTTTTTCTACCCAGCCTGATATGCGCGCAGGCGCAGGAGAGCCAGCCGGTTTCGTGGCTTCCCTCTTCGCTCGCCAACGGCTCGCCCTGTCTTTTCACGGTTGAGGCTCCTGGTGCAACCGCGGTTACGGGTGAATGGTTCGGGCATACGTTGGCCTTCTTTCATAAGCCGAAGGGAGAGTGGTATGCGCTGGCCGGAGTCGACATTGAGGTGGCGCCGGGGAGTTATCCACTCACGATCGAAGTGACGTCTGCAGACGGTTCGAAGCGAACGATACAGCGTCGTGTGGCAGTGGCGGAAGCACCTTATAAACAGATCCCTTTGACGGTGCCGGAAAAGTTTGTTGAACCGGATGCGACGGCGCAGAAGCAGATCGCCGCAGACAAAACGCTGAAGGACAAGGTGTTCGCTTCAACGGCTCCGCGCCCGCTGTGGTCCGGGCGCTTCAGTCCTCCGCTGCACACAGCCCCAAGCACGGACTCATTCGGCACGCGGCGCGTTTTCAATGGGAAGCTGGCAAGCGTGCATCGCGGTCTGGACTATCGTGCAAAGACCGGCACGCCGGTGATGGCGGTCAACGCAGGCAGGGTTGTGCTGGCGAGGCCACTTTACTTTGAAGGAGGCTGCGTGATCATCGATCACGGCCAGGGACTGATGACGCTTTACATGCACCTGTCTCGCTTCAAGGTGAAGGAAGGCGAACTTGTGAAGCGAGGACAGGTCGTTGCCATAAGCGGAGGAACCGGGCGAGCTACGGGGCCGCATCTGCATCTCGGCGTGCGCTGGGACGGAGCCTACCTGGACGCAGCCAAGCTGTTCAAGCTCGACCTGCCGGTGACGCCGTAG
- a CDS encoding DUF4126 domain-containing protein, with protein sequence MSFSPANIAALIIAASFAGGLNIYATVLTLGILARTHWVALPPGLDGLGSTWVLVTCGLLFALEFVADKIPGFDMIWNGLQTIVRIPVAGLVAYHASSQLSPQMQLLATGLGAAIALVAHGSKTAVRAAVTPSPEPISNIALSTTEDALAIGITWFATHHPIVAASFAVALLVVAIFAARALLRAIQKPLRKLFRPDLEEQAVSQKPSS encoded by the coding sequence ATGAGCTTTTCTCCAGCAAATATCGCGGCTCTGATCATCGCGGCCAGTTTTGCCGGCGGCCTCAACATCTATGCCACCGTCCTCACCCTCGGCATTCTTGCGCGGACGCACTGGGTTGCTTTGCCGCCCGGACTCGACGGCTTAGGCAGCACCTGGGTCCTCGTCACCTGCGGTCTTCTCTTCGCGCTTGAATTTGTCGCCGACAAGATTCCCGGCTTCGACATGATCTGGAACGGGCTGCAGACCATTGTGCGCATTCCGGTCGCTGGCCTGGTTGCTTATCATGCCAGCTCGCAGCTCTCTCCGCAGATGCAGTTGCTTGCCACAGGCCTCGGAGCAGCCATCGCGCTTGTTGCGCACGGATCGAAGACCGCCGTACGCGCGGCCGTGACGCCCAGTCCCGAGCCGATTTCGAATATTGCTCTCAGCACAACCGAAGATGCGTTGGCGATTGGCATAACTTGGTTTGCCACGCATCATCCCATCGTCGCTGCGTCATTCGCTGTAGCGCTTCTGGTCGTAGCTATCTTCGCCGCGCGGGCTCTCCTGCGCGCTATTCAGAAGCCGCTGCGCAAACTCTTCCGCCCCGATCTTGAGGAGCAGGCAGTATCGCAAAAGCCTTCATCCTGA
- the dgt gene encoding dGTP triphosphohydrolase: MSDDLRRCAVSGDANDPLTTRVYPAPPRSGRTAFQRDRERIVQSRAFRRLAGKTQVFTSRSSDHFRSRLTHTIEVAEISRTVASTLGLNENLAETLALVHDIGHPPFGHAGERALDRCLRHHGSSFDHNLHALRIVEHFEQRYAAHRGLNLTLGVREGIIKHSRDYKVANHPELAEYFLDQRPPLEAQLIDLADEIAYLTADLDDGVESGLLEIGHIRENVTILGRCYRTVEERHTGVEEKYLFHEALQLMQNVFTDDLIFNTLTNARAIGARSLEDIRRHPARLAHFSPQAESERLEEKRYLYDTLYTCDHLEREHNKAEEVVTALFNFWVNYPEELPQSYIEEIETEGLARVVADYIAGMTDSFILEQYAHVKRAIRR, translated from the coding sequence ATGAGTGATGATCTGCGACGCTGTGCTGTCTCCGGGGATGCGAACGACCCGCTGACGACTCGCGTCTATCCTGCGCCTCCTCGTTCCGGACGCACAGCATTTCAGCGAGACCGCGAACGTATCGTTCAATCCCGCGCCTTCCGCCGTCTCGCCGGCAAGACCCAGGTCTTCACCAGCCGCTCTTCCGATCACTTTCGCAGCCGCCTGACGCACACGATTGAGGTCGCCGAAATCTCCCGCACCGTTGCCTCCACGCTCGGACTCAACGAGAACCTCGCCGAGACGCTGGCTCTCGTTCACGACATCGGCCACCCGCCTTTTGGCCATGCAGGCGAGCGAGCACTCGATCGCTGCCTCCGCCATCACGGCAGCAGCTTCGACCACAATCTGCACGCGCTTCGTATCGTCGAGCACTTCGAGCAACGCTACGCCGCGCATCGGGGACTCAATCTCACCCTCGGCGTGCGCGAAGGCATCATCAAGCACTCGCGCGACTACAAGGTTGCCAACCATCCCGAGCTCGCCGAGTATTTCCTCGATCAGCGTCCTCCGCTTGAAGCGCAACTCATCGACCTAGCCGACGAGATCGCCTACCTCACCGCCGATCTCGATGACGGCGTTGAATCCGGCCTGCTTGAGATCGGTCACATCCGCGAAAATGTCACCATCCTCGGCCGTTGTTATCGCACCGTCGAGGAGCGCCACACCGGTGTCGAAGAGAAGTATCTCTTTCATGAAGCGCTGCAATTGATGCAGAACGTCTTCACCGACGACCTCATCTTCAACACGCTGACGAATGCGCGTGCCATCGGGGCCCGGTCGCTCGAAGACATTCGCAGGCATCCAGCGCGCCTCGCGCATTTTTCTCCGCAGGCAGAATCCGAACGCCTCGAAGAAAAGCGGTATCTCTACGACACGCTTTACACCTGTGACCATCTGGAGCGCGAGCACAACAAGGCCGAAGAGGTCGTAACCGCGCTCTTCAACTTCTGGGTCAATTACCCCGAAGAGCTGCCGCAGAGCTACATCGAAGAGATTGAAACAGAAGGCCTCGCCCGAGTCGTCGCCGACTACATCGCCGGCATGACCGATAGCTTCATCCTCGAGCAGTACGCGCATGTGAAGCGGGCCATCCGCCGCTGA
- a CDS encoding tetratricopeptide repeat protein codes for MSPLLRASTLRSFSAAAFLAAISMSAQTVTTTPAATGSEAASVDRSAAYYHYGLAHMYEDMAVNAGRPDYASQAVEEYKLALDADPNSTLLQDGLAELYFKIGRIREAVTAAQDQVKRNPNDIAAHELLGKVYLRSIGDMQSQQSAQMLKLAIAEYEKLAELKPDDVETRLLLGQLYGLNHDSAKAESQFKSAQKIDGGSEDVVLNMYRLYTEQGDYQRAAEVLQSIPADDRSSRIDFALGATYDQLHKPKEAIAAYRRALDDDPDNMDTERGLANALLQDGQLDEALKTFNTIVAAEPQDAQSQIRIADIQRQQGHYDQALATLKKAKPLAQDSVELNYNEALVYDSLGRYDDAVSTLKTLIDGTAHPDGKYTEQEKGNRSIFLDRLGIVYKEQNKTAEAVNVYKQMAAMGGDYAKNGYQGQIDAYRDAHQWKEATAVAAEAAKTLPKDAGVQLMYAGQLADTGDPEQGIALAKAQLSAAGNTPADREAHLALANIYVRLRKWADANTELTAAEALSNRPEEKLYVYFLRGTLADRQKQYDAAEAQFRRALAIDPQNATILNYLGYMLADRGVRLSEALTMIRKAVDLDPQNYAYLDSLGWAYYKTGQYALAEENIRKAIERNGSDPTIHDHLGEIYEKTGKLKLAVAQWERSLNEYARSLPADADPEDVAKVQHKLDNARVKLSRLNTSQQVK; via the coding sequence ATGAGTCCATTGTTGCGTGCCTCCACTCTCCGGTCCTTTTCGGCAGCGGCTTTTCTGGCTGCAATCTCGATGTCTGCGCAGACGGTAACGACGACTCCGGCTGCAACCGGCTCTGAAGCAGCCTCGGTCGATCGCTCCGCTGCGTATTATCACTACGGCCTCGCCCACATGTATGAAGACATGGCGGTTAACGCCGGTCGGCCAGACTATGCCTCTCAAGCTGTAGAAGAGTACAAGCTGGCGCTCGATGCCGACCCGAACTCGACCCTGCTGCAGGATGGCCTGGCCGAGCTTTACTTCAAGATCGGGCGCATCCGCGAGGCCGTCACTGCCGCGCAGGATCAGGTCAAGCGGAACCCGAATGATATCGCTGCACACGAGCTGCTTGGCAAGGTTTACCTGCGTTCGATCGGCGATATGCAGAGCCAGCAGTCCGCGCAGATGCTGAAGCTTGCCATCGCGGAGTACGAGAAGCTCGCCGAGCTGAAGCCCGATGACGTCGAGACGCGCCTGCTGCTCGGCCAGCTTTACGGCCTCAATCACGACTCGGCTAAAGCAGAATCGCAGTTCAAGTCGGCGCAGAAGATTGACGGTGGCTCCGAGGACGTTGTCCTCAACATGTATCGCCTCTACACCGAGCAGGGGGACTACCAGCGCGCAGCCGAAGTGCTGCAGTCCATTCCCGCCGATGACCGGAGCTCGCGCATCGATTTCGCGCTTGGCGCGACCTACGATCAGCTTCACAAGCCGAAAGAGGCAATCGCAGCGTACCGCCGTGCGCTCGACGACGATCCCGACAACATGGATACCGAGCGTGGTCTCGCGAACGCTCTCTTGCAGGACGGTCAGTTGGACGAGGCGTTGAAGACATTCAACACCATCGTTGCCGCTGAGCCTCAGGATGCGCAGTCGCAGATCCGGATCGCCGATATTCAACGCCAGCAGGGCCACTATGATCAGGCGCTGGCCACGCTCAAGAAGGCAAAGCCTCTCGCGCAGGACTCCGTTGAGCTGAACTACAACGAGGCGCTCGTTTACGATTCGCTCGGCCGTTACGACGATGCCGTCAGCACGCTCAAAACGCTGATCGATGGAACCGCGCACCCTGACGGCAAGTACACCGAGCAGGAGAAGGGAAACCGGTCGATCTTCCTCGACCGCTTAGGCATTGTCTACAAGGAACAGAACAAGACTGCCGAGGCCGTCAACGTCTACAAGCAGATGGCCGCTATGGGCGGCGACTACGCCAAGAACGGCTACCAGGGACAGATCGACGCTTACCGCGACGCGCATCAGTGGAAGGAAGCCACAGCCGTAGCCGCCGAGGCAGCCAAAACATTGCCCAAAGATGCAGGCGTGCAGCTGATGTACGCTGGTCAGCTTGCCGATACAGGAGATCCGGAGCAGGGCATTGCTCTCGCCAAGGCGCAACTCTCCGCCGCGGGCAATACGCCGGCAGATCGCGAAGCCCATCTCGCACTCGCCAATATCTACGTCCGTCTGCGTAAGTGGGCAGATGCCAATACGGAGCTGACGGCTGCCGAGGCACTCTCCAACCGCCCCGAAGAGAAGCTTTACGTCTACTTCCTGCGCGGAACGCTTGCCGACCGCCAGAAGCAGTACGACGCAGCCGAGGCACAGTTCCGCCGCGCGCTGGCCATCGATCCCCAGAACGCTACGATTCTCAACTATCTCGGCTACATGCTTGCCGATCGCGGCGTCCGTCTCAGCGAAGCGCTGACGATGATCCGCAAGGCCGTCGATCTCGACCCGCAGAACTACGCGTATCTCGATTCGCTCGGCTGGGCTTACTACAAGACCGGCCAGTACGCACTTGCCGAAGAGAACATCCGCAAGGCCATCGAGCGTAATGGCAGCGACCCGACGATTCATGATCATTTGGGCGAAATCTACGAAAAAACCGGCAAGCTCAAGCTCGCGGTCGCACAGTGGGAGCGCTCGCTCAATGAATACGCGCGTTCGCTTCCCGCAGACGCCGATCCCGAAGACGTTGCCAAGGTGCAGCACAAGCTCGACAATGCACGTGTCAAGCTCTCCAGGCTGAATACATCGCAACAGGTCAAGTAA
- the purH gene encoding bifunctional phosphoribosylaminoimidazolecarboxamide formyltransferase/IMP cyclohydrolase, with amino-acid sequence MTSHSAPAAVSVDLRPVRRALLSVTDKTGLVEFARALADHGVELVSTGGTAKALRDAGLTVKDISDLTGFPEMLDGRVKTLHPKVHGGILHMRGNAEHVAAVQSHGIEPIDMVVVNLYAFEKTAQKPGVAFADVIENIDIGGPSMVRSAAKNFEDVAIVTSVGEYEALAHELDANKGSLSRATRWKLAKQAFAVTAAYDAGIASALESIEVPSGAAIFSSELPQTVRIIDPLAQVLRYGENPHQKAALYVDGSGKGVAAAEQLQGKELSYNNLVDLDACWELVCEFDAAAEAAVAIIKHTNPCGASTGATVLEAYKRALEADPVSAFGGVIGINREVDGAAAEEIAKLFVEAIVAPGFTKEALERFAAKKNLRLVKITPAETPRVIKQVSGGLLVQDADRLRITEAELKAVTDRKPTPEEMRALLFAWRVCKHVKSNAIVYARYSDGHGQTVGIGAGQMSRVDAARFGAMKAVLPLAGTVAASDAFFPFPDGLETIAAAGATAVIQPGGSVKDADVIAAANRLGVAMVLTGVRHFRHG; translated from the coding sequence ATGACTTCACATAGTGCTCCTGCCGCCGTCTCTGTCGATCTTCGCCCTGTTCGCCGTGCTCTGCTTTCCGTTACAGATAAAACCGGCCTCGTCGAGTTTGCCCGCGCACTCGCAGATCATGGAGTGGAGCTGGTTTCAACCGGCGGCACCGCGAAGGCCCTGCGCGACGCCGGCCTCACAGTCAAGGACATCTCCGACCTCACCGGTTTTCCCGAGATGCTCGACGGACGCGTAAAAACGCTGCATCCCAAGGTCCACGGCGGCATCCTGCACATGCGCGGCAACGCCGAGCACGTCGCCGCCGTTCAGTCGCACGGCATCGAACCCATCGACATGGTTGTGGTCAATCTCTATGCCTTCGAGAAGACCGCGCAGAAGCCCGGCGTCGCCTTCGCCGATGTCATCGAGAACATCGACATTGGCGGCCCTTCGATGGTGCGCTCAGCGGCGAAGAACTTCGAAGACGTCGCCATCGTGACATCAGTCGGTGAATATGAAGCGCTGGCCCACGAGCTGGACGCCAACAAAGGCAGCCTGAGCCGCGCCACACGCTGGAAGCTCGCCAAGCAGGCTTTTGCCGTCACTGCAGCCTATGACGCCGGAATCGCCTCTGCGCTCGAGAGCATCGAGGTTCCTTCCGGTGCGGCCATCTTCTCCAGCGAGCTTCCGCAGACCGTCCGCATCATCGACCCGCTCGCGCAGGTGCTGCGTTACGGCGAAAACCCGCACCAGAAGGCCGCGCTCTACGTCGACGGCAGTGGCAAGGGAGTCGCCGCCGCCGAACAGCTTCAAGGCAAGGAATTGAGCTACAACAATCTGGTCGACCTCGATGCCTGCTGGGAGCTGGTGTGCGAGTTCGACGCCGCCGCCGAAGCCGCCGTCGCTATCATCAAGCACACCAATCCCTGTGGCGCATCGACCGGCGCCACTGTGCTCGAAGCCTACAAGCGCGCCCTCGAAGCAGATCCCGTCTCCGCATTCGGCGGAGTCATCGGCATCAATCGCGAGGTGGACGGAGCTGCCGCCGAAGAGATCGCAAAGCTTTTCGTCGAGGCCATCGTCGCTCCTGGCTTTACGAAGGAGGCACTGGAGCGTTTTGCCGCCAAAAAGAATTTGCGCCTCGTGAAGATCACGCCCGCAGAAACCCCGCGCGTTATCAAACAGGTTTCCGGCGGCCTGCTGGTGCAGGATGCCGACCGTCTCCGCATTACCGAGGCCGAGCTGAAGGCCGTCACTGACCGTAAGCCTACGCCCGAGGAGATGCGGGCGCTTCTGTTTGCCTGGCGGGTCTGCAAGCATGTCAAATCCAACGCGATCGTCTACGCCCGCTACTCCGACGGCCACGGGCAGACGGTCGGAATCGGTGCCGGGCAGATGAGCCGTGTCGATGCTGCACGCTTTGGTGCGATGAAGGCCGTGCTGCCCCTCGCCGGAACCGTCGCCGCCTCGGACGCCTTCTTCCCCTTCCCGGATGGTCTTGAAACCATTGCTGCTGCCGGAGCCACGGCTGTCATCCAGCCCGGAGGGTCGGTGAAAGACGCCGACGTGATCGCCGCAGCTAATCGTCTCGGTGTAGCTATGGTGCTTACGGGGGTCCGTCATTTCCGTCACGGCTGA